AGCCTCTTCCGACTGGTCAGATTACGGCAACTGAACTGGCTAATACTTTTATAGTAGTTCTCCAGCGGCTCAAAATCAGACAGCCAGATATTGCATCCGTTGAGGTAAAGGAAACGCCAGTTACGGAAATGATTACTTTCTTAGAAGAAAAAGTTGCTGGTGGAAAAAAGGTCAGCTTTTTTGCGTGTAGTGATGAGCTGCATAGTCTGTCCGATGTTATCGGCTTGTTCTTAGCGTTACTGGAATTGTGCAAGAAGCAGAAAATTAGAGCCAGTCAATCGCGAACATATGGCGACTTAGAATTAGAAGGAATTGATGTTAATGCCAAGTAAAATTGCGCAATTAGAGGCGCTACTTTATGTAGCAGGAGACAACGGGATTGCTAGTGATAATTTATGCGAATTATTGCAGGTTGGCCAGCCGGCTTTACGAGAGTTGGCTAAAAACTTGGCTGATAAATTGCAGAAAAATCATGATTCAGGATTGCAATTGCTGCATATTAACCACAATTACAAACTGACAACGCGTCCTGAAGTTGCTAAGACAGTAGCTAGTTACTTTCAAAAAGATTTAACGAAGACACTCAGTCAGTCAGCTTTGGAAATTTTGGCAATTGTCGCTTATCGCCAGCCAATTACACGGGTCGAAATTGATGACATTCGCGGAGTTAACTCATCTGGCGCATTGCAAACACTGATTTGGCGTGGTCTTGTTAAGGTTGACGGTAAAAAAGATGCGCCGGGGCATCCCAACTTGTATGTTACTAGTGACTACTTCCTGCAGTACTTTGGTTACCAAAGTTTAGCCGATTTACCGCTAATTGAAGATTTTGAAGATGACAGTATTAATGCGGAAGGCGAAATAGATTTATTTGCGGCTAAGGGTCAGGCTGATAAGAACTTGGCCAGCATGCAAAAAGGAGAAAAATAATGGCGTTACAACGTTTACAAAAAGTAATTGCTGAGGCGGGAATCGCCTCAAGACGCAAGGCCGAAAAGATGATTACGGAAGGTCGCGTCACTGTAGATGGTGAAATTATCACTAAACTTGGGACCAAAGTGGAAACTTTTAGCAACATTACGGTTGATGGTGAACCAATCGAACGTGAGAGCTTGCACACCTATGTGTTTTATAAACCACGGGGAGTTGTTTCAACTGCTAATGATGACAAGGGAAGAAAAACGGTGGTCGATTACTTTAGCGACTTACCATACCGGTTATACCCAGTAGGACGTCTTGATTACGATACGTCGGGCTTGTTATTAATGACTAATGATGGTGAATTGGCTAATTTAATGATGCATCCGCGTAACAAGGTTGCTAAGGTTTATGTTGCCCGCATTGAGGGGCAATTATTGCCTGAAGAAAGCAAACAATTAGCGCGCGGAGTTGAATTTGATCACCACAAGAGTTCCCCAGCTAAAGTAAAAGTCATTCGTACGGATAAAAAGCATAACCGGCAGATTGTCCAATTGACCATTCATGAAGGACATTATCACCAAGTTAAAAAAATGTTTAAGGCTGTTAACCATCAAGTTGAAAAACTGGCGCGAGAGAAGTATTCTTTCTTGACACTTGATGGTCTTGTGTCTGGTAAATATCGCGAATTGTCTCATGAAGAAGTTGACAGATTGAAGCATGTAGACTAGTATATTGATAGAAATTAATAAAGAGTTTGTTGTCTTCATGGCAGGGTGTAAGTCCCGACCGGCGGAAAGTCCGCGACCCGTATAAACGGTGGAACCCCACAGTGGTACCGATAGTTAAAGTCTAGATGAAAGAAGACAGACTAAACTAAAAGAAAAGTAGATAAAAAGCTTACTTTTATTAGGTCTGTTGCTAGAAGCAACAGACCTAATATTGTTTTGGAGGTAAGTTTTTTGAAGAGTAAGAGTACGAGTAATTTAGCATTATTAATCGCCTGTGCGATGTTTGGTGCGGTAGCATTTGTCATTATTAAGTTTACGGGGATTCCAATTTTACCGAATGCGAGTTTCTTAAAATTTGATTTTTCTGATGTCATTATTACAATTGGGATGTTTCTTTTTGGCATTTGGCCAGGGATCTTTATTGCGATTATTAGAATGCTGATAAGTTTAGTTTATAGTGGTTTTAGTTTGCCAAGTGTTGTTGGTCAGTTAGCAGCATTGTTAGCATCAATTTCCTTTGCATTACCATTTTACTTTGTTACTAGAAATATGAAGCGTGATGAAACAAGTGGAATGAAGCGACACGTTAAGCCAATTATTGGTTTGATTTGCGGAACAATTGCCATGGCGATTGTTTTGGCAACTCTGAATGCTTTGATTTTGACGCCAATGTATGCCGTAACAATGATACCAAAATTGCCAGCAATCCACGGCTATTCTGGTTTGCTTGGGTTTACCGAAAAGGTATACTTAGGTCAGATGTTACATATTCCATCAATGGGAGCATATATTTTCGGAATAATTGTTCCATTCAATCTCGTAAAGGGACTGATCAACAGTGTTGTTGTTTACCTATTGTTTGAAGCAGTTTTACGTAATTTGAAACCTTTTGTTCAAAAGAATTTCAATTTAAAGAGATAATTTAACTTAAGTCGGTCATTTAAATGGCCGATTTTTTTATCCAAAAACGCCGGTAAATATGCTAAAATTAAATAAGTTAGGTGAATCGAGGTATTTTGATGAATCAAAAACAGGAAAAATTATATAAACATTATGCACGTCCAAATGAGCCCAGAGCCGTGATTAACAAGCCACATTATAAAGGCTGGCTAATCACGATGGCAATTTTGGTCGTTGTGATTATTGCTCTTATTCCTGTTGTTCATCACTTAGCTTCAAGTGGTCAGGTCAAGGAGCAGGCTGTTGAATTGCAAAAAACAACCCAAAAGTCACCTAAAACCCCTGCTAAGCATGTGAATCGAGTAAAGCAAGCGGCTAAAAGCAAAACCAAAAAGGCGAAGGTTACGGGTAAAATACAGCAATTACCTAAAGTTAAAGCTAAAAAGGCCACAGTTAAGAAATCCTCGGCTGAAAAGTCGCAAGCCAAAACGCAGCAGGTGCCAAGTCAATATGTTGTTCAAGTTGGTGATACTTTAACTAGCATTGCACAAAAGAATAACGTCTTGCCGCAAGAATTAGTACGACTTAATGGCCTTAGTACTGACGGCCAGGTATATGCCGGACAAACACTTAAATTGAAATAATTATTGAGAAAGGATAGGGACTATGCGTCCCTTTTTGATTGAATGCAAGTAGCAATTGATGGACCAGCTTCAGCTGGTAAAAGTACTGTCGCAAAAATTATTGCGCAAAAGTTAGATTTTATTTACATTGACACTGGAGCAATGTACCGTGCATGTACGGTGATTGCCCGGTCACATCACCTTGATTATGGCGATGAGGCTGGAATTTTAAAAGCAATTGACCAAGATGGTATTGAACTTAAAGCTGTCAATGGTGAACAAAAGGTCTTTGCTGGCACGAAAGATATTTCTCGCGAGATTCGGACACCAGAAATTTCTGCCAATGTCTCACAGGTATCTGCTTTGGCTGGTGTGCGGGCTAAAATGGTTATTTTGCAGCGGCAAATGGCTGGAAAAGTAAATGTAATAATGGATGGCCGTGATATCGGGACGACTGTTTTACCTGCTGCCGAAGTTAAAATCTTTTTAGTGGCATCACCAAGATCGCGGGCGCAAAGACGGATGCTCGACTTGCAGGAGCGCGGAATTAAGTCCGATAAAACAGTTGATGAAATTGAGCAAGATATTGCAGATCGCGACTATAAAGATTCCCATCGTGAAATTTCACCGCTGAAAAAGGCGTCAGATGCGATTGAAATCGATACAACGACCATGACAATTGACCAAGTTGTTGCCGCAATTTTGGCTGAAATTAAAAAAAGTCAAAAAAAACTATAAAAAAGGGGTTAAAACAGTAGAAAAATATCTCACTTTCATTTAGAATTAGATTATGATATTGGGAGGTAAATAATGTCAGAAAACAGTAATCAATTTTTAGATGCATTGAAACAAATGCAAGGGGTTGAGGTCGGAGATATCGTCGATGTAGAAGTATTAGACGTTGAAGACGGCCAAATCGATGTTGGTGTTGAAAATGCTGGTGTCGAAGGTGTAATCCCACGTCGTGAATTCACTTCAGATCGTAACGCCGATTTACGTGACCTTGTTAAACCGGGTGATAAGCTTAAAGCTTTAGTTTTAAGAAAAGCCGGCGGTGACAAGGAAAACGGTGAGTTCTTCTTCTCAGTAACTCGTCTTAAGGAAAGAGAAGCTTATGACGAATTACAAAAGGACTTTGAAGCAGGTAAGACAATCGAAGGTACTGTCACAGCTTCTGTTCGTGGTGGTTTATTAGTTGACGTTGGTACTAGAGGATTTTTACCAGCTTCACTTATTTCTAACCGTTATGTTTCTGATCTTAAGCCTTACATTGGTAAGACTATGAAACTTAAGATTACCGAAATTGATCCAAGTAAGAATCGTCTGATTCTTTCACATAAGGACTTAATTGAAGAAGAACGTGAAGAAGCCTTTGATAAAGTAGCATCACAATTAGTTGTTGGTGATGTTGTTGAAGGTAAAGTTTCTCGTTTGACTAACTTTGGTGCCTTTGTTGATGTTGGTGGTGTTGACGGTTTAGTTCACATCTCAGAAATTTCATACAAGCACGTTGATAAGCCTAGCGATGTATTAAAGGCTGGTCAAGATGTTAAGGTCAAAGTTATCGGTATTGATGATGACAGACATCGCATCTCCCTTTCAATCAAGCAAACTGAACCTTCTCCATTTGAACAAGCCACTTCAGACTTACACGAAGGTGACATTTTTGAAGGTGAAGTTAAGTCATTGACTAACTTTGGTGCTTTCGTTGAAGTTGCTGACGGTATTCAAGGCTTAGTTCACGTTTCAGAAATTTCATATAAGCACGTGGACAAACCTAGTGATGTTTTGGAAGTTGGCCAAACTGTTAAGGTTAAGGTTTTGAACATTGACCCAAGTGAACGTCGGATTTCACTTTCAATGAAAGCAGCTGATTCTAAAGGCTCTGACAATGAAGGTTCTCGTTCACACAGTTCATACAACAATAACAGAAATTCTGTTAAGAAGTACATGAACAACGAAGACAGCGGTTTCGCTTTAGGTGACATTATTGGTGACCAATTAAAGGACCGTCGTTAATCATAATAAAAAAGCCGACTGTATAGCCGGCTTTTTTTATTTTATAAAGGAGGCTGAAAGATGGTTTTACCAGTAGTTGCAATTGTTGGCCAACCAAATGTTGGTAAATCAACGCTTTTCAACCGGATTATTAATGAGCGTTTAGCAATTGTTGAAGATAAGCCAGGTGTCACTCGTGACCGTAACTATGCCAAGGCTGAATGGATGGGGCAAAAATTTGACCTAATTGATACTGGTGGTATCACGTGGGAAAACGGCCGCATTGAAGATGAAATTCGGGCGCAAGCAGAAATTGCGATTGATGAAGCTGATGTCATTGTGATTTTGACCAGCGTAACTAATCACCTGACGGACTTAGATGAGCGGATCGCACACTTACTCTATCGCACTGAAAAGCCAGTTATTTTGGCTGTAAATAAAGCTGATAACCCTGAGCAGAGGGCTGATATTTATGATTTTTACAGTTTGGGCTTTGGTGATCCGATCCCTGTATCAAGTGTTCACGGAACAGGAATTGGTGACTTACTTGATCGGATTGTTAGTGAGCTGCCAAAAAACTTAGCAAAAAAAGACGACGACCAAATTTCTTTTAGCGTTATTGGCCGACCGAATGTTGGTAAATCATCAATTGTTAATCAATTAGTTGGTGAGAAGCGAGTTATTGTCAATAATGAAGAGGGAACCACCCGGGATGCCGTTGATAGCCCATTTGTTGGTGAAGATGGTACTAAATTTAGAATTGTCGACACCGCTGGTATTAGACGTCGTGGCAAGGTCTACGAAAAGACGGAAAAGTACTCTGTGATGCGCGCGATGGGGGCAATTGAGCACTCAGACGTCGTTTGTCTTGTCTTAGATGCGAGTACAGGTATCCGTGAGCAAGACAAGCACGTTGCTGGCTATGCTCATGATGCGGGTCGCGGGATTATCATCATTGTTAACAAGTGGGATTTACCCAAGAAGAATAGTACCAGTGCTAAGGAATTTGAGCAGACAATTCGGCAAGAATTTCAGTATCTTGATTACGCACCGATTTTGTTTGTTTCTGCTAAAACCGGTCAGCGGCTTGAACAAATTCCAAAGATGGTTAAGCAGGTTTACCAAAATCAAAATCAACGAATTAAGTCTAGTGTGCTCAATGACTTACTGCTAGAAGCAAGTAAATTAGTGCCAACACCAATGATTAAGGGTAAACGCTTAAGAGTTTACTATATGACTCAAGTTTCGACTAACCCACCGACATTTGTAGTTTTTGTTAATGATGCGGAATTAATGCACTTTTCTTATCAACGCTTTTTAGTAAATCAATTGCGGGAGAATTTTGATTTTACAGGAACGCCAATTAAAATAATAGCGCGGAAGAGAAAGTAGTTTGTATATTACAAATATACAAAAAATAATATTTTTAGTAAAAAAGCTTGTTGTAGTAAGGCTTTTGTGCTATTTTGAGTGCATGGAAACAATGATTAGATTGTAATCATTATTTCTTATTCTTCGGTTGAAGAATAAGCTTTGAGTCCAGTTAGGGGGGCTCAAATTTTGGGAGGTGAAGTCCAGATGGCAAATAAAGCAGAATTAGTTTCAGAAGTAGCTTCAAGAACTAAGTTAACTAAGAAGGATGCAGCTACTGCTGTTGATGTAATTTTTAGCGCAATCCAAGATGATCTTGCAAAAGGTAACAAGGTTCAATTAATCGGCTTTGGTACTTTTGAAGTTCGTGAACGTGCAGCCCGCAAGGGTCGTAACCCACAAACTGGTGATGAAATTGAAATCCCAGCAAGTAAGGTTCCTGCATTTAGACCTGGGAAGGCTCTTAAAGAAGCTGTTAAATAATTTAATAGTTTTATCTTAAAAGACGGTGATGTGATAGTCACCGTCTTTTTTGGTGGGCATAAATAATTCGGTATGTTTCTTGTTAAGCTGATTTTATGTCATAATTAAGATAATGGAGGGACTAAATGTATTCTGAACAATTACTTGACGCAATTGAAAAACAAGATTTTTCGCAGGAAAAAGTCTTACTAAAAAAGGCCTTGGATAATGATGAACCAGAAATATTGGCATCTTTAGCCGAAAATTTAACGGGCTTAGGTTTTACTAACTTATCAAAAGAAGTTTATCGCAGCCTGATTGCCCAATTTCCTAAAGAAGACTTATTTAAGGTTTATTTAGCAGAAATTTTACTGAATGATGGCGAAGACGATGATGGCCTGTCACTACTGTATAATATTAAAGAGGATTCTTCAGCCTACCTTGACAGTCTGTTAGTTCAAGCTGATTACTATCAAACTAATGGCTTGCTTGAGACAGCCCATAGTAAGCTGGTGAAGGCTGCTAAATTAGCACCTGGTGAAGATATCGTTAAGTTTGGTTTAGCTGAATTAGACTACTTAAGCGGTCATAATGAGCAAGCCCTAGCTTTGTATCAAGATTTATTAACGCGCCACAAAAACTTTAGTGAAGTCAACCTGATTGATCGCTTGTACCAGACATTGGCAAAATTAGGTCGCTATGAAGAGGCTAGCAAGGTAATCGAAGATCATAGCGGCGATATTTTGGATATTGATAGTAAATATCAGGCTGCCTTGATTATGCTCAATGTTAATAAGGACGACCAGGCAATTACATATTTGAATGATGTTATCAATCAAAGTCCGGACTATGTGAATGCATACCCACTTCTGGCAACAGCTTATGAGCACAAAAATGATAATGAGCAGGTTTTACGTTCAAGTCAAGCAGGACTAGCCTATAATGAGCTTGACCCAGTATTATATTCTAAGGGTGCACGTGCTGCTGCTAAATTGAACGACTTAAAGACAGCTGAGGATTTACTGACCCGCGGTCTAAAGGTTGAGCCAGAAAATAATGATTTACGGCTGCAATTGTCTAATCTATATTTGCATGAAGGTAAAAATGAAGCTAATCTGCAATTGTTTGCCAAACTCGATGAAAGTGATTTGGAATCACAAGACCACTGGAATATGGCACTATCTTATGAAAATTTGGATAATAGTGACAAGGCCAAAAGTGAGTTCTTGCTAGCATATCCAGAATTTCAAAGTAATCCCGCTTTTTTAAAGCAAATGATTCGTTTCTTTAACACCGAGGCTAATGCTACCGAAATTGTTTTGCAGCTCTTAGAACGCTATTTAAAGCTGGAGCCAGAGGACGGCGAAATGCAGGAATTGTATAACCAATTGGCTGATTAATTAAATTTTGGGGTAAAAAGACCATGATGTGGCCTTTTTTCTTTGGCGACTTTTTAAAATAATACGAGTGAGGTCGTGTTCTGCTTATAAATGGGCTATAATGAAATATAATCGCTATTTGAAAATTAATTAAAATAATAGTGTTAAATTACTAACAAAAATTAAAAATAAATAGATGAGTTGATTAATTAATGATGAAAATAAATGAATTACCCGCGATTTTTACCGCGGCACTTCCGGTCCTTAAAACACTGGAACAAGCGGGCTTTGAAGCATACTTTGTTGGTGGCTCGGTCCGTGACTTGTTACTGAGACGACATATCCATGACATTGATATTGCAACTAGTGCTTATCCAGAGGAAGTTAAAGAACTATTTAGTCGGTCGATTGATACAGGGATTAAACACGGAACCGTGACTGTCCTCTATAATGGCGGCAGTTATGAAATTACAACTTTTAGAACGGAGTCTGGCTACCAAGATTATCGCCGTCCTGATCATGTGACTTTTGTGCAGAATTTAAGTGAAGATCTTAAACGCCGTGATTTTACAATAAATGCACTGGCAATGAACACGAGCGGCGAAATCATTGATTTGTTTGATGGTCTCGGCGATTTGCAAAAGCATATTATTCGGGCTGTCGGTGATCCGGAAAAGCGCTTTAATGAGGATGCCTTACGCATGATGCGTGCGGTCCGTTTTATGAGTCAATTACAATTTAATTTGGAAACAAAAACAGAGCAGGCAGTTAAGGACAACCACCAGCTCTTGCAAAAGATTTCGGTAGAACGGATTCGTGATGAGTTTGTTAAAATGGGGATTGGCCCACATTCACGTCAGGCTTTTCAGGTCTTTTTAGATACACAATTAAGCGAAGACGTACCAGATTTTGACGGCAAAAGCGATTTATTGAAGATTTACCCAAGCTTAAAGTTTAATCCAAATATTGAAACTAGCTTGTGGGCCATTATTATTATTTTGCTTAAAATTCCTAACGAGCAAATTGCTAAATTTATGCGTGATTGGAAAAATTCAAACGCCATGACTAACGAAGTTGAAAAAGTGGTTGCTGTTTTTGATCTACTTTCAGAGCGGACACCAACCGATTTTGAACTTTTTGAAGCAGGAAAAGATATTCTGCTGAATGCAATTGATGTTGCTCATATCTTGGGTCAGCCAGTTGATTCCGAAGCCTTGGTTGACCGCTATGTTGCTCTGCCGATTAAGTCAACAGCTGAACTAGCAATTGACGGCCGGTTTTTAATTAATGCTGGAATTGCTCCGGGACCACAATTAGGTAATTTATTGACCAAGATTAAGCAGAAAATCATTGCTGGCGAACTTGAGAACACGACAGACGCAGTTATTGCCTTTTTGGCAAATAATTAAACGTATAACAGGACTGAAAAGTACATTAAGCCCGATCCCAGCATCACAAATAAGTGCCAAATGACATGGATGAAGGGAATACCGCGCATGGTATACAATAAGGCGCCGATAGTGTAGGCAACGCCGCCGCCAACAAGTAGCCAAAAGCCAACGGGACTGAGGCGAACGTAAAGTGATTGCCCCGAAAAAATGACGAGCCAACCCATAACAACATACAAAACGGTGTCAAGGATTGTGTGCTTACCACGGTTAAAGATATAGTAAATAATGCCAAAAATGGTCAATGTCCAGATTAAGCTAAATAAAATCCAGCCCCAAGTGCCACCGATAGCCACAAGCGAATACGGCGTGTATGATCCAGCAATTAATAAAAAGATTGATGTGTGATCAAAAATTTGAAAAACATTGCGTGCACGGGTAAAGATTAGGCTATGAAATAGCGTTGAAAATAGGTATAAAAAGACCAAACAAGCACCATAAATACTAAAGGTTACGATGCGTAATGCACTCCCAGTAGCTGCAGCTTTAACGACTAGCAATACTAGACCAGCAACGGCTAGGCCAAAGCCAATTCCGTGAGTAATGGCACTAAAAATATTGTCTAAAATGTAATATGCTTTTGATCTTGTAGTTGGCTCTTGCCAGAGTTTTTTAAATTCCATTATTAAATTAGTCCAATCATTTTCTTCTACACTAAAGTTTTTTGCTATAATGCAAGTATTGATATTGTTCACATTTTATCATAAAATGTAACGCGAATTAGAATTGAGGGCAAATACATTGTCAGAGATAAAAATTATGACGGATTCTTCAGCGCAATTAACGCCAGAAGAAATCGAGAAATATCATATCACAGTTGTTCCACTATTAGTGACGATTGATGATCAAACATATGTTGATGGCGTTGACATTACACGGCAAGAGTTTGTCGAAAAAATGACGACATCAAAAGAATTACCTAAGACGAGTCAGCCGCCAATTGGTCAGTTAGTTGATACAATCAATGGGCTAACTGCTGATGGTAGTAGCGTTATCGGTATCTTTTTAGGCAAAGGCTTAAGTGGCACAGTTGATGCGGCAAGACAGGCCGTTAAAATTGCAGGTAAAGCTGAACAAGTAAGTATCGTAGATTCTCAATTGACCGATCGAGCTGAGGGACTACAAGTTTTAGAAGCTGCTCGGGGTACTCTTAAAGGGCAAAGTGTTCAAGAAATCTTGGCGCACCTAGAGCAAATTAAAAAGACGCAGCGCTTGCGCATGATGATTGTTAATTTAGAAAATATCATTAAGGGTGGACGACTAGGAGCTGTTTCTGGTAAAATTGCTACTTTACTGAACATTCGTATTGAGCTGCAAATGCCGGGTGGTCATTTAAAAGTGGCTAAAAAGGGGCGCGGCAAGAAGTTCTCGCTAGCTTTTGATAATCGAGTTTTGGCTGATATTGAGGCAAACAAGGATAAAATCAAGGAAGTTGGTATTTCTTACGTTTCACTCGATGGTGTGCCGCAAGAATTAAAGGATTTTGCACAAAAAATCAAGGAAATTAATTCTAAAATTGATGTGCTAGTGCGCGAGACCAGCCCAGTAATTGCAACGCATGCTGGACTTGGTGCTTATGCAATTTTGTATTATACGGAGTAATAATGGCTTATCGAGAAAGTTTTTATCGTTATTTGATGACGCAGCGTGACAGTGATTCAAATGATGAAGTCGCACAGTTTGCAAATAATGCTCAGAATGATCAGACTTTTCCTAAGCAGGAACAAAATTACGAAAAGCTATCTGATTACCTAGAACTAAATGCGGGTTATTTACCTAGTATGAGTATTTTTGATCAGGCTTATGAGATGTATCGGGAAAAGATGGCGTATTAAGCAAGCTCCTCATTATTTGGGGCTTTTTTAGTGTTAAAGAGGGCAAAAAATGGCGACAATTCAGTGGTATCCGGGACATATGAACAAGGCGCGCAACCAGCTTGAAGACAAGATGGGCTTAATTGATGTCTTAGTTGAAGTTTTAGACGCGCGCATCCCGCAATCATCAAGAAATCCAATGATTGAGGAGTTAGTAGGTACTAAGCCGCACCTAATCATTTTGAATAAGGCGGATTTGGCGGACCCAGTGCTAACTAAGATTTGGCAAAAAAAGCTTACGGAAAAAGGCAAATTCGTCATGGCGATAGACTCACTGCATAATACCAACATGCAGGTGTTAGTTCGGATGGTTAAAAAGGCGGCGGCTGATAAAATTGCTAAATTGGAGGCCAAGGGAGCTTCTAATCCGGTGATTAGAATTGCCCTTGCTGGTATTCCTAACTGTGGTAAGTCAACAATTATTAACCGGTTAGTTGGCCGAAATGTGACTGCTGTTGGAAATAAGCCGGGGGTAACCAAAGGTCAAACTTGGCTTAAGACGCAAAGCAATATTCAAATTTTGGATACACCGGGAATTTTGTGGCCTAAATTTGACGATCAAGAAGTCGGTTATAAATTAGCAGCTTTTGGCGCAATTAAGGACAGCATTTTTCACGCTGATGATGTGGCGCTATTTTTACTGAAAAATTTACGCAAATATTATCTCGCTGATTTAGCTAAATTTGCCCGAACAACTAAGGATCAAATTACGCAAATTAATGACACTGACTTATTGCTAGCGATGACTGAGGTTTATGGGATGCGGGACGACTATGACCGCTTTTCGTTATACTTGCTGCAGCGTCTGCGTAAGGGTAAGGTTGGTAGAATTACGCTGGACCGCCCATGACAATTAAAGAAATAAAGCAGCTGCTTTCAGATAAAGTTAGTGGAGAAGAATTAGCTGCTCTCAAAGCTGACCCACGTACAGGCGTTCAAAAGCTATTGGCAAGTTACTATCGCCGGCAGAAAAAATCAGCGCAAAAACAGGCTGCCTTTTTAACCAGAATGCAATATGAACGACAATTTTGGGCTAAGGGGCAAATTGTGGCTGGTGTAGATGAAGTTGGTCGCGGGCCATTAGCTGGGCCGGTAGTCACGGCCGCAGTGATTATTGATGCCAATTTTGATTTGCTTGATGTGAATGATTCTAAGAAGCTAAGTCCACAAAAGCGGCAGGAATTATACCCGAAGATTTTGCAAGAAGCAGTTAGTGTTGCTGTGGGCGTTAAAAGTGCCCAAGTAATCGATGAGATTAATATTTATGAAGCAGACCGTTTGGCAATGGCGCAAGCTGTCAAGGAGCTTGATTGCAGGCCCGATGCATTATTAGTCGATGCAATGAATGTCCCCGTTAATTTACCGCAAGTGCGCCTGATCAAGGGGGATGCTAAGTCAAATTCGATTGCGGCAGCCTCGATTGTAGCGAAGGTCTTTCGTGATCGCTTGATGACCGATTACGGCAAAATTTACCCGCAATATCAATTTGCGCATAATGCCGGTTACGGCACTAGTGCCCATCTTGCTGCTTTAGAAAAGTACGGGCCAACACCAATTCACCGCAAGACTTTTGCACCAGTTAGTGACTTTTTTAAAACAAAATAGAATATATCCTCCTTTTTTACGTATTTGTAATTAGGAGGCTTTTTTAATGGAAAAAACAAATTTTTTGTTACGCCTGAAATTACAAAAGGGACTTGGTTATGTCAAGATGCTGCAAGTTGCCAGTCAACTGGACGATGATCAGGTCACTGTACAAACAATTAAGCAAATGACCTTACCTGCAGCTGTCAAAGAAGCTAGCTTGGCTGCCTATAGACTTGAAAAATTTGGCAAGGTGATTAAGCGAATTAAAAAGCAGTGTCAGGTAATCAGCTTTTTTGATGATAATTATCCCGAGCAATTGCGGCAGATATATCAGCCGCC
The sequence above is a segment of the Lactobacillus sp. ESL0677 genome. Coding sequences within it:
- the ylqF gene encoding ribosome biogenesis GTPase YlqF; this encodes MATIQWYPGHMNKARNQLEDKMGLIDVLVEVLDARIPQSSRNPMIEELVGTKPHLIILNKADLADPVLTKIWQKKLTEKGKFVMAIDSLHNTNMQVLVRMVKKAAADKIAKLEAKGASNPVIRIALAGIPNCGKSTIINRLVGRNVTAVGNKPGVTKGQTWLKTQSNIQILDTPGILWPKFDDQEVGYKLAAFGAIKDSIFHADDVALFLLKNLRKYYLADLAKFARTTKDQITQINDTDLLLAMTEVYGMRDDYDRFSLYLLQRLRKGKVGRITLDRP
- a CDS encoding hemolysin III family protein, which produces MEFKKLWQEPTTRSKAYYILDNIFSAITHGIGFGLAVAGLVLLVVKAAATGSALRIVTFSIYGACLVFLYLFSTLFHSLIFTRARNVFQIFDHTSIFLLIAGSYTPYSLVAIGGTWGWILFSLIWTLTIFGIIYYIFNRGKHTILDTVLYVVMGWLVIFSGQSLYVRLSPVGFWLLVGGGVAYTIGALLYTMRGIPFIHVIWHLFVMLGSGLMYFSVLLYV
- a CDS encoding tetratricopeptide repeat protein, which gives rise to MYSEQLLDAIEKQDFSQEKVLLKKALDNDEPEILASLAENLTGLGFTNLSKEVYRSLIAQFPKEDLFKVYLAEILLNDGEDDDGLSLLYNIKEDSSAYLDSLLVQADYYQTNGLLETAHSKLVKAAKLAPGEDIVKFGLAELDYLSGHNEQALALYQDLLTRHKNFSEVNLIDRLYQTLAKLGRYEEASKVIEDHSGDILDIDSKYQAALIMLNVNKDDQAITYLNDVINQSPDYVNAYPLLATAYEHKNDNEQVLRSSQAGLAYNELDPVLYSKGARAAAKLNDLKTAEDLLTRGLKVEPENNDLRLQLSNLYLHEGKNEANLQLFAKLDESDLESQDHWNMALSYENLDNSDKAKSEFLLAYPEFQSNPAFLKQMIRFFNTEANATEIVLQLLERYLKLEPEDGEMQELYNQLAD
- a CDS encoding YozE family protein, with the protein product MAYRESFYRYLMTQRDSDSNDEVAQFANNAQNDQTFPKQEQNYEKLSDYLELNAGYLPSMSIFDQAYEMYREKMAY
- a CDS encoding DegV family protein: MSEIKIMTDSSAQLTPEEIEKYHITVVPLLVTIDDQTYVDGVDITRQEFVEKMTTSKELPKTSQPPIGQLVDTINGLTADGSSVIGIFLGKGLSGTVDAARQAVKIAGKAEQVSIVDSQLTDRAEGLQVLEAARGTLKGQSVQEILAHLEQIKKTQRLRMMIVNLENIIKGGRLGAVSGKIATLLNIRIELQMPGGHLKVAKKGRGKKFSLAFDNRVLADIEANKDKIKEVGISYVSLDGVPQELKDFAQKIKEINSKIDVLVRETSPVIATHAGLGAYAILYYTE
- a CDS encoding ribonuclease HII; this translates as MTIKEIKQLLSDKVSGEELAALKADPRTGVQKLLASYYRRQKKSAQKQAAFLTRMQYERQFWAKGQIVAGVDEVGRGPLAGPVVTAAVIIDANFDLLDVNDSKKLSPQKRQELYPKILQEAVSVAVGVKSAQVIDEINIYEADRLAMAQAVKELDCRPDALLVDAMNVPVNLPQVRLIKGDAKSNSIAAASIVAKVFRDRLMTDYGKIYPQYQFAHNAGYGTSAHLAALEKYGPTPIHRKTFAPVSDFFKTK
- a CDS encoding CCA tRNA nucleotidyltransferase codes for the protein MMKINELPAIFTAALPVLKTLEQAGFEAYFVGGSVRDLLLRRHIHDIDIATSAYPEEVKELFSRSIDTGIKHGTVTVLYNGGSYEITTFRTESGYQDYRRPDHVTFVQNLSEDLKRRDFTINALAMNTSGEIIDLFDGLGDLQKHIIRAVGDPEKRFNEDALRMMRAVRFMSQLQFNLETKTEQAVKDNHQLLQKISVERIRDEFVKMGIGPHSRQAFQVFLDTQLSEDVPDFDGKSDLLKIYPSLKFNPNIETSLWAIIIILLKIPNEQIAKFMRDWKNSNAMTNEVEKVVAVFDLLSERTPTDFELFEAGKDILLNAIDVAHILGQPVDSEALVDRYVALPIKSTAELAIDGRFLINAGIAPGPQLGNLLTKIKQKIIAGELENTTDAVIAFLANN